One window from the genome of Paraclostridium sordellii encodes:
- a CDS encoding M20 metallopeptidase family protein has product MENFIKQAKLIKEDLLNYRRTIHSNPEVGDKLPKTKAFVMDKLREFGYEPIEICESGIVATIEGNKSSKTFLLRADMDALPMKEDTNCDFKSNNGCMHSCGHDMHTAMLLGAAKLLKQNQDQIEGTVKLVFQPDEEGFTGAKKMIKAGVLENPKVNAAMAMHVHSGTPSNVVLYGLGTSIAGCNRFRIVVKGTGCHGAMPETGVDPINIAAHIYLSLQEITSREIPPTKPAVLTIGKFVGGDAPNIIPKEVMMEGTIRSLDKELGQFIFNRINDIVKSTAKMFRGEAELIELSSVPPLANDTDLAKELGSYVKDLVGEKGVVEFEGGGMGSEDFASYSYEVPSVYFMLGAGTKQENPLYGEPMHNNKVVFNEDIMVTGAAMHAYCAIKWLKNNK; this is encoded by the coding sequence ATGGAAAACTTTATTAAACAAGCAAAATTGATAAAAGAAGATTTATTAAATTATAGAAGGACAATTCATAGTAATCCAGAGGTTGGAGATAAATTACCAAAAACTAAAGCTTTTGTAATGGATAAGTTAAGAGAGTTTGGATATGAACCTATAGAAATTTGTGAAAGTGGGATAGTAGCTACTATAGAAGGTAATAAATCTTCAAAAACATTTTTATTAAGAGCAGATATGGATGCTCTACCTATGAAAGAAGATACCAATTGTGATTTTAAATCAAATAATGGATGTATGCACTCTTGTGGACATGATATGCATACTGCAATGCTTTTAGGTGCAGCTAAATTACTTAAGCAAAATCAAGACCAAATAGAAGGAACTGTTAAATTAGTATTTCAACCAGATGAAGAAGGATTTACTGGAGCTAAAAAAATGATAAAAGCAGGAGTACTTGAAAATCCTAAGGTTAATGCAGCCATGGCTATGCATGTTCATTCTGGAACACCTTCAAATGTTGTGTTATACGGACTAGGAACTAGCATAGCTGGATGTAATAGATTTAGAATAGTTGTAAAAGGAACTGGATGCCATGGAGCTATGCCAGAAACAGGTGTAGACCCTATAAATATAGCTGCTCATATATATTTATCTCTACAAGAAATAACTAGCAGAGAAATACCTCCAACTAAGCCAGCTGTGTTAACAATTGGTAAGTTTGTAGGAGGAGATGCTCCAAATATAATACCGAAAGAAGTTATGATGGAAGGGACTATAAGAAGTTTAGACAAAGAATTAGGACAATTTATATTTAATAGAATAAATGATATAGTAAAATCAACAGCAAAAATGTTTAGAGGAGAAGCTGAGCTAATAGAACTATCTTCAGTTCCACCGTTAGCAAATGATACAGATTTAGCTAAAGAATTAGGCTCTTATGTAAAGGATTTAGTTGGTGAAAAAGGTGTTGTTGAATTTGAAGGTGGGGGTATGGGTTCAGAAGATTTTGCATCTTACTCATATGAAGTTCCAAGTGTTTATTTTATGTTAGGTGCAGGTACAAAACAAGAAAATCCACTATATGGAGAGCCAATGCACAATAATAAGGTTGTATTTAATGAAGATATAATGGTAACTGGAGCAGCAATGCATGCGTATTGTGCAATTAAATGGTTAAAAAATAATAAGTAG
- a CDS encoding helix-turn-helix transcriptional regulator, whose product MRLLEILFYLLKINSKTTIKELAERFNVSEKTIQRDLDKLSLIGIPIISYRGFNGGIELDKNYIIAKYVLTENDYKDLILSLYISENIIEDLKKSDLINKFKLVDSTRCSEILEKLQDRLVIDLEEDKIRTDSYIKKVINNCLDKKSFVRVEVKGNIKEIFPISYVLRREGLYLYFYDNNYKLILLDTIRNAWECERYYNGSIIKYNDNKDKLLVES is encoded by the coding sequence ATGAGATTATTGGAAATACTATTTTATTTATTAAAAATTAATTCTAAAACCACAATTAAAGAACTAGCAGAAAGGTTTAATGTATCTGAAAAAACCATACAAAGGGATTTAGATAAATTATCACTTATTGGTATTCCTATAATTTCATACAGAGGTTTTAATGGAGGAATAGAACTAGATAAAAACTATATAATAGCTAAATATGTACTAACTGAAAATGATTATAAAGATTTAATATTATCATTGTATATTTCTGAAAATATAATAGAGGACTTAAAAAAATCAGACTTAATTAACAAATTTAAACTTGTTGACTCAACTAGATGTAGTGAAATATTAGAAAAACTACAAGATAGATTAGTTATAGATTTAGAAGAAGATAAAATAAGAACTGATAGTTATATAAAAAAAGTAATTAATAATTGTCTAGATAAAAAATCTTTTGTAAGGGTAGAAGTTAAAGGAAATATTAAAGAGATATTTCCAATCTCTTATGTTTTAAGAAGAGAAGGACTATATTTATATTTTTATGATAATAATTATAAATTAATACTGTTAGATACTATACGTAATGCCTGGGAATGTGAAAGGTATTATAATGGATCAATAATTAAATATAATGATAATAAAGATAAATTATTAGTTGAGAGTTAA
- a CDS encoding potassium/proton antiporter, with the protein MTSLMITCALVLLICITSSKILYKFGVPILLIFIVLGMLFGSDGIVGIYFDNYELTSQLCSIGLVFIMFYGGFGTSWEMAKPVAFSSILLSTLGVVITAGLTGLFCFKMLNTTLLEGLLIGSVVASTDAASVFAILRSQKLNLKGSIASILEIESGSNDPLAYMLTVIILGLVGNKGYGSILPMLLNQVVVGIIVAVLLSKLTIYLLRHIHFEIDGFYPIFIMGIAVLSYALSEYFSGNGYLSVYISGLMIGNSKIPHKKSVFQFFDGISWIMQIMLFFILGLLAFPSKIPSIVLQGVSISIFMIFVSRPIATFSILSWFKVPIKQQLFVSWVGLRGAASIVFAIYALTYGVPIESDIFHIVFFVALFSVAIQGTLLPAIAKKLDLIDDESPVLKTFNDYKEEINTKLLEITVDYDSGIANKTIMDSNIPEDILIVMIKRHGEVIIPNGSTNILPQDVLVVTGNNFDGLDDLLKYNNPNLSV; encoded by the coding sequence TTGACAAGTTTAATGATCACATGTGCATTAGTTTTACTAATATGCATAACTTCAAGCAAAATCTTATATAAATTTGGAGTGCCTATTCTTTTAATCTTTATAGTATTGGGAATGCTATTTGGCTCTGATGGTATTGTTGGAATATATTTTGATAACTATGAACTAACAAGCCAATTATGCTCTATTGGATTGGTTTTTATAATGTTTTATGGAGGATTTGGTACTAGCTGGGAGATGGCAAAGCCGGTTGCTTTTTCATCTATACTTCTTTCAACTCTTGGAGTTGTTATAACGGCTGGTTTAACAGGTTTGTTTTGTTTTAAGATGCTCAATACAACATTGTTAGAAGGATTGCTTATAGGCTCTGTAGTGGCCTCTACAGATGCTGCATCGGTATTTGCAATACTACGTTCTCAAAAGCTAAATTTAAAGGGCTCTATTGCTTCAATATTAGAAATCGAAAGTGGCAGTAACGATCCACTAGCTTATATGTTAACTGTTATTATACTAGGCCTTGTTGGAAATAAAGGTTATGGTTCTATATTACCTATGCTTTTAAATCAAGTTGTGGTTGGAATTATAGTAGCAGTTTTATTATCCAAACTTACAATTTATTTATTAAGACATATTCATTTTGAGATAGATGGTTTTTACCCTATATTCATTATGGGAATTGCAGTTTTATCTTACGCCTTAAGTGAATACTTTAGTGGCAATGGATATTTATCTGTATATATATCTGGTCTTATGATAGGTAATAGCAAAATACCTCATAAAAAAAGTGTTTTTCAATTCTTTGATGGGATATCTTGGATTATGCAAATTATGCTATTTTTCATATTAGGACTATTGGCATTTCCATCTAAAATACCTTCTATTGTTTTACAGGGAGTTTCTATATCAATATTTATGATTTTTGTATCAAGACCAATTGCAACTTTTAGTATATTAAGTTGGTTTAAAGTTCCTATAAAACAACAACTCTTTGTATCTTGGGTAGGACTTAGAGGAGCCGCCTCAATAGTTTTTGCAATATATGCCCTAACTTATGGAGTTCCTATTGAAAGTGATATTTTTCATATAGTATTCTTTGTAGCACTGTTTTCTGTTGCCATACAGGGTACTCTTTTACCTGCCATTGCTAAAAAGCTTGATTTAATTGATGACGAGTCTCCAGTATTAAAAACATTTAATGATTATAAGGAAGAAATAAATACAAAGCTATTAGAAATAACTGTCGATTATGATAGTGGTATTGCAAATAAAACTATCATGGATTCTAATATACCTGAGGATATTCTTATTGTTATGATAAAGCGTCATGGAGAGGTTATAATTCCAAATGGCTCAACTAACATACTTCCTCAAGATGTATTAGTTGTTACAGGAAATAACTTTGATGGATTAGACGATTTACTAAAATATAATAATCCAAATTTAAGTGTATAG
- a CDS encoding GGDEF domain-containing protein: MIKRNIILNRIKGIVYISLISIFLIQLIELNLSKELKETTIEVNNQISKKISLDIDNNMDKLSYIDRYIKNDIKESKNKYDENGLLRKINTISDGKLFKYIGVVNKDGYINFGKGKKVYVGDRRYFKDAILGNDTVSDVVEDRFNHEASIVYSKPIIINNKIQGVIVGFQSKASLQKSLVENVFSNNTKVAIVDKTGKLLITSEGEETLYEDFIKKGISNYSEKNFQIFKNDHMKYVMSFDKIKESDWYVVTVASVKQAFKGTYNTIRLARLAIAIILSSYIILATVKDLKKAKQIKEMKDRDCLTKLRNAHKFKKDCSIVLKNSNKEDNYVNIVFDIKNLKSINELFGYSIGDKIVVKIADDIRDIEFENISGKIGEGIFSILFKIEDLEDLDNKIKYIEDKTSLYFDGKNKIDLELNVGVFKINDREMEMAKIIDNSNAARMESKKNRECLYYIYNDELELKTHQEIIIKKDLKNAFKNKEIELLYQPKVNIHTEEIESVEALIRWKHKTLGYISPAIFIPIAEKNGDINLIGRWVIKEVCKELRRCKDNNEKIVPVAINLSRRELYQVTLINYISKIIKKYDIEPELLEFEITETADINDTKMINKKVGDLRKLGMKIAIDDFGKGYSTLENLKNLEVDTVKIDRYLSLDIETSEKSRKLLELIINLAKEYKFEVVCEGIENMNQINILKNLNCNIVQGFVYYRPISIDKLKDVLNK, from the coding sequence ATGATTAAGAGGAATATAATTTTAAACAGAATAAAAGGCATAGTTTATATATCATTAATAAGCATTTTTTTGATTCAATTGATAGAACTAAATCTTTCTAAGGAATTAAAAGAAACTACAATTGAAGTAAATAATCAAATTTCTAAAAAAATATCATTAGACATAGATAATAATATGGATAAATTATCTTATATAGATAGATATATAAAAAATGATATTAAGGAAAGCAAAAACAAATACGATGAAAATGGATTATTAAGGAAAATAAACACCATAAGTGATGGAAAGCTATTTAAATACATAGGGGTAGTAAATAAAGATGGATATATTAATTTTGGTAAGGGTAAAAAAGTATATGTAGGAGATAGAAGATATTTTAAAGATGCTATTTTAGGAAACGACACAGTAAGTGATGTAGTAGAAGATAGATTTAATCATGAAGCATCTATAGTATACTCTAAGCCTATAATAATAAATAATAAAATACAGGGGGTTATTGTTGGTTTTCAAAGTAAAGCTTCTCTACAAAAAAGTTTAGTTGAAAATGTTTTTTCAAATAATACAAAAGTAGCTATAGTTGATAAAACAGGAAAACTATTAATCACTTCAGAGGGAGAAGAAACACTTTATGAAGACTTTATAAAAAAAGGAATATCTAATTATAGTGAAAAAAACTTTCAAATATTTAAAAATGACCATATGAAATATGTAATGTCATTTGACAAAATAAAAGAAAGTGATTGGTATGTTGTTACAGTAGCATCTGTAAAACAAGCTTTTAAAGGAACATATAATACAATTAGATTAGCAAGATTAGCCATTGCTATAATACTATCCTCATATATAATCTTAGCTACAGTAAAAGATTTAAAAAAAGCTAAACAAATAAAAGAAATGAAAGATAGAGACTGTTTGACTAAGCTTAGAAATGCACATAAGTTTAAAAAAGATTGCAGTATAGTTTTAAAAAATAGTAATAAAGAAGATAATTACGTAAATATAGTCTTTGATATTAAAAACTTAAAAAGTATAAATGAGCTATTTGGATATAGTATTGGAGATAAAATAGTAGTAAAAATAGCTGATGATATAAGAGATATAGAATTTGAAAACATTAGTGGTAAGATAGGGGAAGGTATATTCTCAATATTATTTAAAATAGAGGATTTAGAGGATTTAGACAACAAAATAAAATACATAGAAGATAAAACTTCACTTTACTTTGATGGTAAAAATAAAATAGATTTAGAATTAAATGTAGGCGTATTTAAAATAAACGATAGAGAAATGGAAATGGCTAAAATTATAGACAATTCAAATGCTGCAAGAATGGAATCTAAGAAAAATAGAGAATGTCTATATTATATATACAACGATGAACTAGAATTAAAAACTCATCAAGAGATTATTATAAAAAAAGATTTAAAAAATGCATTTAAAAATAAGGAAATAGAGTTATTATACCAACCTAAAGTAAATATTCATACAGAAGAAATCGAATCTGTAGAAGCATTAATTAGATGGAAACATAAAACTTTAGGATATATTTCACCAGCTATATTTATACCTATAGCAGAAAAAAATGGAGATATTAATTTAATAGGTCGTTGGGTTATAAAAGAAGTTTGTAAAGAACTAAGAAGATGCAAGGATAATAATGAAAAGATTGTACCAGTTGCAATAAATCTTTCAAGAAGAGAATTATATCAAGTGACTTTAATTAATTACATATCGAAAATAATTAAAAAATATGATATTGAACCTGAACTTTTAGAATTTGAAATTACAGAAACAGCAGATATTAATGACACTAAAATGATAAATAAAAAAGTTGGAGATTTAAGAAAGTTAGGTATGAAAATAGCAATTGATGATTTTGGTAAGGGATATTCAACTTTAGAAAATTTAAAAAATTTAGAAGTCGATACAGTTAAAATAGATAGGTATTTATCATTAGATATAGAAACAAGTGAAAAATCTAGAAAACTTCTAGAATTAATAATTAACCTTGCAAAGGAATATAAATTTGAAGTTGTATGTGAAGGAATTGAAAATATGAATCAAATAAATATTTTGAAAAATTTAAACTGTAATATTGTTCAAGGTTTTGTATATTATAGACCAATTAGCATAGATAAATTAAAAGATGTATTAAATAAGTAA
- a CDS encoding AbrB/MazE/SpoVT family DNA-binding domain-containing protein: protein MKASSKDLSVGVERTVDSLGRVVVPKEMRDKLQFKENQAVNIKLFENHIQIEKSKTTCCFCGSEESLELYKNFSICNSCLSDIVDKFNK, encoded by the coding sequence ATGAAAGCTAGCTCAAAAGATTTATCAGTAGGTGTGGAACGAACAGTTGATAGTTTAGGAAGAGTTGTTGTACCAAAAGAAATGAGAGATAAATTGCAATTTAAAGAGAACCAGGCAGTAAACATTAAATTATTTGAAAATCATATACAAATAGAAAAATCAAAGACAACTTGTTGTTTTTGTGGTAGTGAGGAAAGCCTAGAGCTTTATAAAAATTTCTCTATTTGCAATTCATGTTTAAGCGATATTGTTGATAAGTTTAATAAATAA
- a CDS encoding ImmA/IrrE family metallo-endopeptidase, translating to MDKLDKLYELCEENGIVVETVTLMPSLLGLYTKMEGYPPIITLNKIILGDKKKTLEVLSEELGHHFTTDGNFVGVLTHYTDRINLDSMELKALKWACNFLIPDNELIENLGNETNLYDLAEILEVPYPMLVSKLNFIKKDKGYIKFGDKTLYLYSNDNLLYHESLI from the coding sequence ATGGATAAATTAGACAAGTTATATGAATTATGTGAGGAAAATGGGATAGTTGTTGAAACTGTTACTTTAATGCCTTCTTTACTAGGTCTTTATACAAAAATGGAAGGCTACCCACCTATTATAACTTTAAATAAAATTATTTTAGGAGATAAAAAGAAAACTCTAGAAGTTCTTTCAGAAGAACTTGGTCATCATTTTACTACTGATGGAAATTTTGTTGGAGTTCTTACTCATTATACAGATAGGATTAATCTCGATTCAATGGAGTTAAAAGCACTTAAGTGGGCTTGTAATTTTTTAATTCCAGATAATGAGCTTATTGAAAATTTAGGAAATGAAACAAATCTTTATGATTTGGCAGAAATTCTTGAAGTTCCTTATCCTATGCTTGTGTCTAAGCTTAATTTTATAAAAAAGGATAAAGGATATATAAAGTTTGGTGATAAGACTCTATATTTATATAGTAATGATAATCTTTTATATCACGAATCTTTAATATGA
- a CDS encoding helix-turn-helix domain-containing protein, with protein MSFGQRLKDLRIEKNVTQQQVGDFLGVGRATIAGYETKDKHPDFDKLNLLAQFFNVTTDYLIGVPNSVKTLDDKDITIATHRTDSYKKDLDTKEYFTTSDGQKVNLCEDLSTEAREQLESYLNYLMFKYPKED; from the coding sequence ATGTCATTTGGTCAAAGATTAAAAGATTTAAGAATAGAAAAAAATGTTACTCAACAACAAGTTGGAGACTTTTTAGGTGTTGGAAGAGCAACTATCGCAGGATATGAAACCAAAGATAAGCATCCAGATTTTGATAAGCTAAATTTATTAGCGCAGTTTTTTAATGTTACTACAGATTATTTAATAGGTGTTCCTAATTCTGTTAAGACTTTAGATGATAAGGATATAACTATTGCAACTCATAGAACTGATTCTTATAAAAAGGATTTAGATACTAAAGAGTATTTTACAACTAGTGATGGTCAAAAGGTTAATTTATGTGAGGATTTATCAACAGAAGCTAGAGAACAATTAGAAAGTTATCTTAACTATCTTATGTTTAAATATCCAAAGGAGGATTAG
- a CDS encoding helix-turn-helix transcriptional regulator: MRTNLKEVRKNKNLTQLQVANKLNIERSYYTKIERGQRTPSLDIALKIKEILNYNDDDIFKNN, from the coding sequence ATGAGAACAAATTTAAAAGAAGTTAGAAAAAATAAAAATTTAACTCAGCTTCAAGTTGCAAACAAACTAAATATAGAAAGGTCTTATTACACAAAAATAGAAAGAGGTCAAAGAACACCATCTCTTGATATAGCTTTAAAAATTAAAGAAATTTTAAATTATAATGATGATGATATTTTTAAGAATAATTAG
- a CDS encoding BRO-N domain-containing protein has product MEIFKHKDFGEIRALNINRKEYFDAVECCKILGYSNTHDAITRHCEKEGIIFYEIGIVSGKKRNGEDIIQYVNRKFIDEPNLYRLIIRSKLKSAEKFERWIFEEVLPSIRKYGAYLGNKTIDELLDNPKFLENLINKLEYKTNSYKEVRKGIGEDYILR; this is encoded by the coding sequence ATGGAGATTTTTAAACATAAAGATTTTGGGGAAATTAGGGCTTTAAATATAAACAGGAAAGAATATTTTGATGCAGTAGAGTGTTGTAAAATCTTAGGGTATTCAAATACACATGATGCAATTACTAGACACTGCGAAAAAGAGGGAATAATTTTTTATGAAATTGGAATAGTTTCTGGTAAAAAGAGAAATGGAGAAGATATTATACAATATGTTAACAGAAAATTTATAGATGAACCAAACCTATATAGATTAATTATAAGGTCAAAGCTTAAAAGTGCTGAAAAATTTGAAAGGTGGATATTTGAAGAGGTACTTCCAAGTATTAGGAAGTATGGAGCATATTTAGGTAATAAAACTATAGATGAATTATTAGATAATCCTAAGTTCTTAGAAAACCTAATTAATAAATTAGAGTATAAAACAAACTCATATAAAGAGGTTAGAAAAGGTATAGGAGAAGATTATATACTTAGATGA
- a CDS encoding DUF2798 domain-containing protein — protein sequence MGKNKVEHFIFILMICTSMVFIMSCYNIALMEGLSFNVLKHAVLGFIPAFLFALVGDIFIVGQIVKKIMPKIINPTDTVKKKAICMAFFMGCGMVLWMSFYGAVVNVGFNEHLLSAYGSNIVKNFIFAIPLNLLIVSPSARTVFFKLFPPENLNTKSTSLKI from the coding sequence TTGGGAAAAAATAAAGTAGAACATTTTATATTTATTTTAATGATATGTACATCAATGGTATTTATAATGAGCTGTTATAACATTGCTTTAATGGAAGGTTTATCTTTTAATGTGCTTAAGCATGCTGTATTAGGATTTATCCCTGCCTTTTTATTTGCACTAGTAGGAGATATTTTTATAGTTGGTCAAATTGTAAAAAAAATAATGCCTAAAATAATTAACCCTACTGATACTGTTAAAAAGAAAGCTATTTGTATGGCCTTTTTTATGGGATGTGGTATGGTATTATGGATGTCATTTTATGGAGCTGTTGTAAATGTAGGATTTAATGAACACTTACTTTCGGCTTATGGTAGTAATATAGTTAAAAACTTTATATTTGCAATACCATTGAATTTATTGATTGTTTCACCATCTGCAAGAACAGTATTTTTCAAGTTATTTCCACCAGAAAATTTAAACACAAAATCAACTAGTTTAAAAATTTAG
- a CDS encoding MarR family transcriptional regulator, which produces MNSYLDNLNLIDLLSEKHAQLRKIVRDKWSENAGEYITDTESYIIALLERKAMTASQLARIIDISRQGAHKNTKNLIAKGYIEIENYDSSSRDKTLILTKKGEKFCEETLVLKNQLEKSIEEVIGTDNLTVLKSCLKETWF; this is translated from the coding sequence ATGAATTCATACCTAGATAATTTAAATTTAATAGATTTATTAAGTGAAAAACATGCTCAACTTCGTAAAATTGTTAGGGATAAATGGAGTGAAAATGCTGGAGAGTATATTACAGATACAGAATCATATATTATAGCTTTACTTGAAAGAAAGGCTATGACAGCTTCGCAACTTGCTAGAATAATTGATATATCTAGGCAAGGGGCACATAAAAATACTAAAAATCTAATTGCAAAAGGATATATAGAAATAGAAAATTATGATAGCTCTTCAAGAGATAAAACACTTATATTAACTAAAAAAGGTGAAAAATTTTGTGAAGAAACTTTAGTTTTAAAAAATCAATTAGAAAAATCAATTGAAGAAGTTATTGGTACTGATAATTTAACAGTATTAAAGTCATGTTTGAAAGAAACTTGGTTTTAA
- a CDS encoding DUF1659 domain-containing protein, which yields MKLDAGLNDEGNTIVKNRTYSNVRHDANSQDVLDISKAIIGLQVHTELEVLKQDNTILN from the coding sequence ATAAAATTAGATGCTGGTCTTAATGATGAAGGTAATACTATTGTAAAAAATAGGACTTATAGTAATGTTCGCCATGATGCTAATAGTCAAGATGTGTTAGATATATCTAAGGCTATTATAGGTCTTCAAGTTCATACTGAGCTTGAGGTTTTAAAACAAGATAATACTATTTTAAATTAA
- a CDS encoding response regulator transcription factor: MNILVADDELSMLKIIEAYLKKENFNVLTASDGEEALEKFYENKIDLAILDWMMPNIDGIEACKQIKEKSDTKVMMLTAKGQVDDEIDALNIGADDYIKKPFDPRLLIIRVKKLIGYNDIFKLKNLKVDLKQQKAFKDDKDLGLTKTEFELLKTLVNNKASILPREKLLDLVWGMDYYGDLRTVDTHIRRLRRKIGEEYITTHRGLGYCLEDVDD, translated from the coding sequence ATGAACATACTAGTAGCAGATGATGAACTAAGCATGTTAAAAATAATAGAAGCTTACCTAAAAAAAGAAAACTTCAACGTATTAACAGCAAGTGATGGAGAAGAAGCACTAGAAAAATTCTATGAAAATAAAATAGACTTAGCGATACTAGATTGGATGATGCCAAATATAGATGGAATAGAAGCTTGTAAACAAATAAAAGAAAAAAGTGATACAAAAGTAATGATGCTAACAGCAAAAGGACAAGTTGATGATGAAATAGATGCCCTAAATATAGGAGCAGATGACTATATAAAAAAGCCCTTTGATCCAAGATTACTAATAATAAGAGTAAAAAAATTAATAGGATATAATGATATATTCAAACTAAAAAACTTAAAAGTAGATTTAAAACAACAAAAAGCATTTAAAGATGATAAAGATTTAGGGCTTACAAAAACTGAATTTGAATTATTAAAAACTCTTGTAAATAACAAAGCGTCAATACTACCAAGAGAAAAGTTACTAGATTTGGTGTGGGGTATGGATTATTATGGCGATTTAAGAACAGTAGATACCCATATAAGAAGGCTAAGAAGAAAAATTGGAGAAGAATACATAACTACTCACAGAGGTTTAGGTTATTGCTTGGAGGATGTAGATGACTAA
- a CDS encoding sensor histidine kinase has translation MTKLNKKLAISISMVVILVSIISLALNNIFIDKYYLHEKKKTINKIGEEIEDLNIESAIKNINLLEEKYKTSIVYIPVNLKGDSENFITQNLVNEFSKKGISLKKFWLSKPKIEDMKEKSINEIYNQGKLKYSILTKFILKDNYIFAVTMPIEHSQETIAIINKFNLILTSFSVIIIVILTFILSKKIINPLEKIKLLSRDIAKLNFRTEKIKTNDEIEELADSVNQMSMSLQNAQNELNKRNENLKIFIGGASHELKTPIALIKAYAMGIQDGIDDGTYLDTIIEQSEKMNDIINNLLYLSKYEKRELKLENVNLKDLLEDTIKEYDVFIESNDIEVNLNISKDKFIINTDKEGIKLVINNLISNAIKYTTDKKIYIDLNKNEKIYLAIYNKANPNIEKELEKIWEPFYVLEKSRNKQLSGTGLGLSLVKEILDSHNFKYGIKLNNEYLKFFIEI, from the coding sequence ATGACTAAACTAAATAAAAAACTAGCAATTAGTATATCTATGGTAGTTATATTAGTTTCGATTATATCTTTAGCATTAAATAATATATTTATAGATAAATATTATTTACATGAAAAAAAGAAAACTATAAATAAAATAGGAGAAGAAATTGAAGATTTAAATATAGAAAGTGCAATAAAAAATATTAATTTACTAGAAGAAAAATACAAAACATCTATAGTTTATATACCTGTGAATTTAAAAGGAGATAGTGAAAATTTTATAACCCAAAACCTAGTAAATGAATTTAGTAAAAAAGGTATAAGTTTAAAAAAATTTTGGCTTTCAAAACCAAAGATAGAAGATATGAAAGAAAAAAGTATAAATGAAATATATAATCAAGGAAAGTTAAAATATAGTATATTGACTAAATTCATATTAAAAGACAATTATATATTTGCAGTAACAATGCCAATAGAACATTCACAAGAAACTATAGCTATTATAAATAAATTTAACTTAATACTGACAAGTTTTTCAGTAATTATAATAGTTATTCTAACATTTATACTATCTAAAAAGATAATAAACCCATTAGAAAAAATAAAGCTATTATCTAGAGATATTGCAAAATTAAACTTTAGAACTGAAAAAATAAAAACCAATGATGAAATAGAAGAACTAGCAGACAGTGTAAATCAAATGAGTATGAGTTTACAAAATGCTCAAAATGAATTAAATAAAAGAAATGAAAATTTAAAGATTTTTATTGGTGGAGCATCTCATGAACTAAAAACTCCAATAGCTTTAATAAAAGCATATGCAATGGGGATTCAAGATGGAATAGACGATGGAACTTATTTGGACACAATAATAGAACAAAGTGAAAAAATGAATGACATAATAAATAACTTATTGTATTTATCCAAATATGAAAAAAGAGAATTAAAATTAGAAAATGTAAATTTAAAAGATTTACTAGAAGATACAATTAAGGAATATGATGTTTTTATAGAAAGTAATGACATAGAAGTGAATTTAAATATAAGTAAAGATAAATTTATAATAAATACAGATAAAGAGGGGATAAAGTTAGTAATAAACAACTTAATAAGTAATGCGATAAAATATACAACAGATAAAAAAATATATATAGATTTAAATAAAAATGAAAAAATTTATTTAGCTATATATAATAAAGCTAATCCTAATATAGAAAAAGAATTAGAAAAAATATGGGAACCTTTTTATGTATTAGAAAAATCAAGAAATAAACAACTATCAGGAACTGGATTAGGTCTTAGCTTGGTAAAAGAGATACTAGATTCTCATAATTTTAAATATGGAATAAAATTAAATAATGAGTATTTAAAATTCTTTATAGAAATTTAA